A region from the Simiduia sp. 21SJ11W-1 genome encodes:
- a CDS encoding LD-carboxypeptidase, with protein sequence MNRRNLLKAAALAPLAAAVAPAAYGQKAPLLPRRLQPGMTVGLIAPASNAMEDQSIDFAVDIVKSLGFTVKPGKHLYQRTQYLAGTDQARAADLNSMFADKSVDAIICARGGYGTPRILPMLDYKTIAKNPKVLLGYSDITGLHNAIYRHTGLVTFHGPIASQTYTPYTLGEFRRILMEAQAPTALGAPPPFEPKPGQAERANRITTFVGGRGRGRLVGGNLTLISTLMGTPYAPDFRGKILFLEDIGEAPYRVDRMLTQLWLAGVFDQVAGVVFGKFTDADIDGPSFSLEQIFRERTAHLKVPVVRGLMIGHVRDQSVIPVGGLAELDGDAGTLTLLEPVLRA encoded by the coding sequence ATGAATCGACGCAATTTATTAAAAGCCGCCGCACTGGCGCCCTTGGCTGCGGCAGTCGCGCCTGCAGCCTACGGGCAAAAGGCGCCGCTATTGCCAAGGCGCTTGCAACCGGGCATGACCGTTGGTTTGATTGCTCCGGCCAGCAACGCCATGGAAGACCAATCGATAGATTTTGCGGTTGATATCGTTAAATCCCTGGGTTTTACCGTGAAGCCCGGCAAGCACCTCTACCAGCGCACCCAGTACCTGGCCGGAACCGACCAGGCGCGCGCGGCAGACTTAAACAGCATGTTTGCCGATAAATCCGTAGACGCCATTATCTGTGCGCGTGGTGGTTATGGCACGCCGCGCATTTTGCCGATGCTTGATTACAAAACCATCGCAAAAAATCCGAAGGTGCTGCTGGGCTACAGCGATATCACCGGGCTACACAATGCGATTTACCGCCACACGGGGCTTGTGACCTTTCACGGCCCGATTGCCAGCCAAACCTATACCCCCTACACGCTGGGCGAATTCCGGCGCATTTTGATGGAGGCACAAGCGCCCACCGCATTGGGTGCACCGCCGCCCTTTGAGCCTAAACCGGGCCAGGCCGAGCGGGCTAATCGCATCACTACCTTTGTGGGCGGGCGCGGCCGGGGGCGCTTGGTGGGTGGCAACCTCACCTTGATTTCAACTTTGATGGGCACGCCCTATGCCCCGGATTTTCGCGGCAAGATTTTGTTTCTGGAAGACATAGGCGAGGCGCCCTACCGGGTAGACCGCATGCTTACGCAGCTTTGGCTGGCCGGTGTGTTTGATCAGGTGGCAGGTGTTGTGTTTGGTAAATTTACCGATGCAGACATAGACGGCCCAAGTTTCAGCCTGGAGCAGATTTTTCGCGAACGTACCGCACACTTGAAGGTGCCTGTGGTGCGTGGCCTGATGATTGGCCACGTGCGTGACCAAAGTGTGATTCCGGTAGGTGGGCTGGCTGAACTCGATGGCGACGCCGGTACCCTCACGCTGCTAGAGCCGGTACTGCGCGCTTAG
- a CDS encoding Na+/H+ antiporter NhaC family protein produces MTDPTWTSLLPPLLAIGLALLTRQVYLALFAGIWLGFFQLADVNLLAALGQAIEGTIAVLSSPGDARVVTFTLVIGAFILTLERSGAVSGFVQYLERSRWVNNGKRSQWMAFWVGIVIFIESNITVLVAGTVARPLFDRFKIAREKLAYIIDSTSAPICILIPLNAWGAFNLGLLDGLGVDQPLKVLLATIPLNVYAIVAVLTTAFVIYRNVNVGPMAQAQARTDAGERGGIDVGETPGELDTSTKPRLHNMVWPLVALIAAMPLGLYFTGNGDLFAGSGSKSVLWASLTGLLVVSVLVLAQRAMNLERLTQTWMEGAGRMLPLAVILVLALALGSVAKALGTGAYVAGLVGDAVPLWLLPVVIFMVAGVIAFSVGSSWGTFSIMMPIAIPIATALNLDPTLFVAAVLSGGIFGDHSSPISDTTIVSSLAAGTHHIDHVTTQLPYALIAGGISAVGFMILGVVWL; encoded by the coding sequence ATGACCGACCCAACCTGGACTTCGCTACTTCCCCCGCTGCTGGCCATTGGCCTGGCACTACTCACTCGGCAAGTGTATCTGGCATTGTTTGCCGGCATCTGGCTCGGCTTTTTCCAGCTGGCGGATGTCAACCTGTTAGCCGCTTTGGGCCAGGCGATCGAGGGCACCATTGCGGTGCTATCAAGCCCGGGCGATGCGCGCGTGGTGACCTTTACGCTGGTGATAGGCGCCTTTATTTTAACGCTGGAGCGCAGCGGCGCTGTGTCGGGTTTTGTGCAATACCTTGAGCGCTCGCGCTGGGTAAATAATGGCAAGCGCTCCCAGTGGATGGCCTTCTGGGTGGGCATTGTGATTTTCATTGAGTCGAATATCACCGTGCTGGTGGCGGGCACAGTTGCGCGGCCATTGTTTGACCGTTTTAAAATTGCCCGCGAAAAGCTCGCCTACATTATTGATTCAACCTCGGCACCCATTTGTATTTTGATTCCCCTCAATGCCTGGGGGGCGTTTAACCTGGGCCTGCTTGACGGCCTGGGTGTGGATCAGCCGCTCAAGGTGTTGCTGGCCACCATTCCTTTGAATGTGTACGCCATAGTGGCGGTGCTTACCACCGCTTTTGTTATTTACAGAAACGTCAATGTGGGCCCCATGGCCCAAGCCCAGGCGCGCACCGATGCCGGTGAGCGCGGTGGCATTGACGTGGGTGAGACGCCAGGCGAGTTGGATACCAGCACCAAGCCGCGCCTGCACAACATGGTTTGGCCGTTGGTGGCACTGATTGCGGCAATGCCGCTCGGTTTGTACTTCACCGGCAACGGCGATTTATTTGCAGGCTCGGGTTCAAAAAGTGTGCTGTGGGCAAGCTTGACGGGCTTGCTGGTGGTGTCTGTATTGGTGTTGGCGCAGCGCGCCATGAACCTCGAGCGGCTCACCCAAACCTGGATGGAAGGCGCCGGGCGCATGTTGCCGCTGGCCGTTATTCTGGTGCTTGCTTTGGCCTTGGGCTCGGTGGCTAAAGCACTTGGTACCGGTGCTTACGTGGCGGGCCTTGTGGGCGATGCCGTACCGCTTTGGCTATTGCCGGTGGTGATTTTTATGGTGGCGGGCGTGATTGCGTTTTCCGTGGGTTCAAGCTGGGGCACTTTTTCAATCATGATGCCCATCGCCATCCCTATTGCCACGGCGCTAAATCTGGATCCAACCCTGTTTGTGGCCGCCGTGCTCTCGGGGGGTATTTTTGGCGATCATTCATCGCCTATTTCAGATACCACCATTGTCTCAAGCCTGGCTGCAGGCACCCATCATATTGATCACGTAACCACCCAGCTGCCCTATGCGCTCATTGCCGGTGGCATCAGCGCGGTGGGCTTTATGATTTTGGGTGTGGTCTGGTTGTAA
- a CDS encoding M15 family metallopeptidase gives MKMFSLLALACGVLITSGCKQAADAQLGEAQSAAAQSPFVQVTDANITLDIKYFTHENLVGEPLDGYLAARCLLVPEAARALVAVSEALAEDGLGLLIFDCYRPQRAVNHFVRWAASPEDNSTKPDFYPNEEKHLMFERGYIAERSGHSRGATVDLSLYRLADGSPLDMGTGFDFMDESSATDYPLENAQAVANRHLLRQAMTAAGFKNYAQEWWHYTFKPEPHPDTYFDIPVQ, from the coding sequence ATGAAAATGTTCAGCCTCTTGGCACTTGCCTGTGGCGTTTTGATAACCAGCGGCTGCAAGCAGGCGGCTGATGCGCAATTGGGCGAAGCACAATCAGCTGCGGCGCAATCGCCCTTTGTGCAGGTTACAGACGCAAACATAACACTCGACATTAAATATTTTACCCACGAAAACCTTGTGGGTGAGCCCCTTGATGGCTACCTGGCTGCGCGTTGTTTGCTGGTGCCCGAGGCCGCCCGCGCACTGGTAGCGGTGAGCGAGGCGCTTGCCGAAGATGGCCTGGGCTTGTTGATTTTTGATTGTTACCGGCCACAGCGCGCGGTTAATCATTTTGTGCGCTGGGCAGCAAGCCCGGAAGACAACAGCACCAAGCCGGATTTTTACCCCAACGAAGAAAAGCACTTGATGTTCGAGCGCGGCTACATTGCCGAGCGCTCCGGCCACAGCCGTGGCGCCACTGTAGATTTAAGCCTGTATCGCTTGGCCGATGGCTCGCCGCTGGATATGGGCACCGGCTTTGATTTTATGGACGAATCTTCCGCCACCGATTACCCCCTGGAAAATGCGCAGGCCGTGGCCAACCGGCATTTACTGCGCCAGGCAATGACCGCGGCCGGCTTTAAAAATTATGCCCAGGAGTGGTGGCACTACACCTTCAAACCTGAGCCCCACCCCGACACTTACTTCGACATTCCCGTGCAATAA